A part of Ziziphus jujuba cultivar Dongzao chromosome 8, ASM3175591v1 genomic DNA contains:
- the LOC107414828 gene encoding NAC domain-containing protein 7, whose product MVLPRGFRFVPSDGDLIYFLNEKVNAGQTTCELLGECDMYGNREPWEIWNDNGGLSVQKGEDLYLFTKLKKVSVNGKRINRRVGSGTWSGANCGELVDGVGEKRHFRYENNGGRDHGAWIMHEYSLLHNNHGDHGDDEYVLCRLRRKMSEAREQKRRKLMNNSNIIIHKEDDQIHLQSHDHDYHHQSDHVQQAVAQVVLEEQTNNGGLMIKNNDNNDPNSDELLDYYLKLDEQEKWSLSLSSSSSSNTGGGAAAYHMNNIIQAEQQNDQQLGYYDNNSNNPIGFDDLIDLGVVFENIDDELTEIMKCDEVRVHKKSSSPSSTGGAEINNNQLILEDQEGGQQDKPTNYYNSNTDYVVQLEDDHQDDEALDHKLVKELEDLLELEIDHGDHDLMEISSEDFQAHMDHHHHQAKMNYNQLLEDEEVQYDKATDKSNTTAAVGEDEDGALDKFAEKLEDILELEIDPDFMEINQANVDHNHHQVEGDQQQHIINEAADRQVLEIEDDNINNIDGMSFAQDLQNIPLYFAPLPPDDQIEDILVDLFNF is encoded by the coding sequence ATGGTGTTGCCACGAGGCTTCCGGTTCGTTCCTTCCGATGGAGACCTAATTTACTTTCTCAACGAGAAGGTGAACGCTGGACAAACAACATGTGAGCTCTTGGGAGAATGTGACATGTACGGAAACAGAGAACCTTGGGAGATATGGAACGACAATGGCGGTCTCAGCGTGCAGAAGGGAGAGGATCTTTACCTGTTTACCAAGCTAAAGAAGGTGTCCGTCAATGGTAAAAGGATTAATAGGCGTGTGGGATCGGGTACGTGGTCTGGTGCAAACTGCGGTGAACTGGTGGACGGGGTTGGTGAGAAGAGACACTTTCGGTATGAGAATAATGGAGGACGTGACCACGGTGCATGGATCATGCACGAATACAGCCTTCTTCATAATAATCATGGTGATCATGGCGATGATGAGTATGTTTTGTGTCGGCTTCGAAGGAAAATGAGTGAGGCAAGAGAACAAAAGAGGAGGAAGTTGatgaataatagtaatattattattcataaagaAGATGATCAGATTCATCTACAATCTCATGATCATGATTATCATCATCAATCTGATCATGTCCAACAAGCCGTAGCACAAGTAGTACTGGAAGAGCAAACTAATAATGGCGGTTTGAtgatcaagaacaatgataataatgatcCAAATTCTGATGAACTATTGGACTACTACTTGAAACTGGATGAACAAGAAAAGTGGTCTTTATCCttatcatcgtcatcatcatcgaATACTGGTGGAGGAGCTGCTGCTTACCatatgaataatattattcaagCCGAGCAACAAAATGATCAACAACTCGgatattatgataataatagtaataatccAATTGGCTTTGATGATTTGATTGATTTAGGAGTTGTGTTCGAGAATATTGATGATGAATTGACGGAAATAATGAAATGCGATGAGGTTCGTGTTCATAAAAAATCATCGTCACCGTCATCAACTGGTGGagcagaaataaataataatcaattaatacTGGAAGATCAAGAAGGTGGTCAACAAGACAAGCCTACTAATTATTATAATAGCAATACTGATTATGTGGTACAACTTGAAGATGATCATCAGGATGATGAAGCGCTAGATCATAAATTAGTGAAAGAGCTTGAAGATCTTTTGGAATTGGAAATTGACCATGGTGATCATGATTTGATGGAAATTAGCAGTGAGGATTTCCAAGCTCATatggatcatcatcatcatcaagctaaaatgaattataatcaATTATTGGAAGATGAAGAAGTTCAATATGACAAGGCTACTGATAAGAGTAATACTACTGCGGCAGTAGGGGAAGATGAGGATGGAGCGCTTGATAAATTTGCTGAAAAGCTCGAAGATATTTTGGAATTGGAAATTGATCCCGATTTCATGGAAATCAATCAAGCTAATGTGgatcataatcatcatcaagTAGAAGGAGATCAACAACAACACATTATTAATGAAGCAGCGGATCGCCAAGTACtggaaattgaagatgataatattaataatattgatggAATGTCCTTTGCACAAGACCTGCAAAATATTCCACTCTATTTTGCACCACTGCCGCCTGATGATCAGATAGAGGATATTTTAGTTGATCTctttaatttctaa
- the LOC107414826 gene encoding receptor-like protein EIX1 codes for MLSSWVSQENCSKWAGNCLQFFNLTGHVEELHLDNSSLQGKINPVLNHLNYLDLSNNDFGGIRIPSFIGSLESLTYLNLTNAGFKGIIPHQIGNLSSLRCLGLQGQYDSLDQSELYVGNLHWLSGLSSVQQLDMSNVNLSKASDHWLQVINMLSSLPELHLSSCELAHIPSIFHVNFTSLSILDISSSNFHSALPNWLFTFKSLVYLDLQGSGFQGPIPCAIQNLTALRYLDLLESNFESTKIPSCLYDMPRLEYLNISSNNLEGVIASAIQNLISIVELDMSYNALEGIVPKSVGNLCNLEFINLRVSFGILSALENIDVGFNQLNGSLPESLGGLSNLKELHISSNLFEGVVSEVHFANLTNLKVLYAYQNSLALRVNPDWIPPFQLELMDLRSWNLGPQFPMWLKTQHNFRYIGLSNTQISDVIPEWFWNIHFGFSYMNLSHNQISGGFPDVIGGGFSYIYLGSINFNGLLPRISSNVREPDLSYNSFSGDISHLLCHPMGTTNELRILHLGGNLLSGKIPNCWMHWPELRDIKLHNNNLTGEIPSSIISLHSLGSLHLSNNSLTGEIRPSLQSCRELTIVDLGLNEFTGGIPNGRKRDAFVVTKGRENQYNTILMLVCSLDLSCNKLTGEIPPQLIALQGLLSLNLSQNFLKGSIPHGIGNMTSLESLDLSINQLSGVIPQSMSGLNFLSSLNLSYNNLSGKIPSSTQLQSLDASSFNSVDLHFPITVKETRQNQPLKMEDRKKVMKLKMAGFIWALQ; via the exons ATGCTTTCGTCATGGGTATCCCAAGAGAACTGCAGCAAATGGGCTGGAAATTGTctgcaatttttcaatttaactgGTCATGTTGAAGAGCTCCACCTTGATAATAGTTCGTTACAGGGCAAGATAAATCCTGTTTTGAATCATCTGAATTACCTAGATCTCAGCAACAATGATTTTGGAGGGATTCGGATACCCAGCTTTATCGGTTCACTTGAAAGTTTGACATATCTTAACCTTACAAATGCAGGATTCAAGGGAATAATTCCTCACCAAATTGGAAATCTATCAAGTTTGCGCTGTCTTGGTCTTCAAGGTCAGTATGACTCTTTAGACCAGTCTGAATTATATGTTGGGAACCTTCATTGGCTTTCAGGTCTTTCTTCAGTGCAACAATTGGATATGAGCAATGTCAATCTTAGTAAGGCTTCAGACCATTGGTTGCAGGTAATTAACATGCTATCTTCTTTGCCAGAATTACACTTGTCCTCTTGTGAACTTGCTCATATTCCTTCTATATTTCATGTTAATTTTACTTCCCTTTCCATCCTCGATATTTCATCCAGCAATTTCCATTCTGCTTTACCCAATTGGCTCTTTACTTTTAAGAGTCTAGTCTACCTTGACCTACAAGGCAGTGGTTTCCAAGGTCCAATTCCATGCGCCATCCAAAATTTGACTGCTCTCAGATATCTTGATTTGTTGGAGAGTAATTTTGAGTCTACCAAAATTCCGAGTTGCCTGTATGATATGCCCAGACTTGAATACCTCAACATTAGTTCAAATAATTTAGAGGGTGTTATTGCCAGTGCTATACAAAATCTGATATCAATTGTTGAACTTGACATGTCATATAATGCACTGGAAGGGATAGTACCTAAATCTGTGGGAAATCTCTGTAATTTGGAGTTCATTAATTTGAGAG TGTCATTTGGAATATTATCAGCACTAGAAAATATAGATGTTGGATTCAACCAGTTGAATGGATCTCTTCCAGAAAGCCTTGGTGGTCTATCAAATTTAAAAGAACTTCACATTTCCTCAAACCTTTTTGAAGGTGTTGTTTCTGAAGTTCACTTTGCAAATCTCACAAATTTGAAGGTATTATATGCTTATCAAAATTCATTGGCTCTAAGAGTAAACCCGGACTGGATTCCTCCCTTTCAACTTGAGCTGATGGACTTAAGGTCGTGGAACTTGGGGCCTCAATTTCCAATGTGGCTTAAAACACAACACAACTTTCGCTACATAGGTCTATCTAACACTCAAATTTCAGATGTGATTCCCGAATGGTTTTGGAACATACACTTTGGCTTTTCATACATGAACCTCTCTCATAACCAAATCTCTGGTGGATTTCCCGATGTGATTGGTGGCGGtttctcatatatatacttGGGCTCCATCAACTTCAATGGCTTATTGCCTCGTATATCTTCCAATGTAAGAGAGCCTGATCTTTCCTACAATTCCTTTTCAGGGGATATTTCTCACTTGCTGTGTCATCCAATGGGTACAACAAATGAATTGAGGATTCTTCATCTCGGAGGAAACCTTTTATCAGGAAAGATTCCTAATTGTTGGATGCATTGGCCTGAATTACGAGACATAAAGTTGCATAATAATAATCTGACTGGGGAAATTCCAAGCTCCATTATATCTTTACATAGCTTGGGATCCTTACATTTGAGCAACAATAGTCTTACTGGAGAAATACGGCCATCTCTGCAGAGTTGTAGGGAGTTGACAATCGTCGACCTTGGTCTAAATGAGTTTACTGGTGGCATACCAAATGGGAGGAAACGG GATGCATTTGTGGTGACTAAAGGAAGAGAGAATCAATACAACACCATCCTGATGCTTGTATGCAGCTTGGACCTTTCATGCAATAAACTCACAGGAGAGATTCCACCACAACTCATAGCACTCCAAGGATTGCTCTCTCTAAATCTGTCACAAAACTTTTTGAAAGGAAGCATTCCACATGGCATTGGCAACATGACATCATTGGAATCTCTTGATTTATCGATAAATCAACTTTCTGGTGTAATTCCTCAGAGCATGTCAGGTTTAAATTTCTTAAGTTCCTTGAACCTGTCTTATAACAACTTGTCAGGAAAAATTCCGTCAAGCACCCAACTCCAGAGTTTAGATGCTTCTAGCTTTAACTCTGTGGACCTCCACTTTCCAATAACTGTGAAGGAGACCAGACAAAACCAACCACTGAAAATGGAGGAcagaaagaaggtgatgaagcTGAAGATGGCTGGTTTCATTTGGGCATTGCAATAG
- the LOC107407564 gene encoding B3 domain-containing transcription factor VRN1, which translates to MAANQSNRWNSVGSSGNAMKSSYSPSHFFKIISSSTLKDQNLKIPKKFVKKFGNELSAIATITIPSGRSWKLGLQKAEGRILFVDGWQEFVEYHSIGFGYFLVFRYEGFSKFHVCIFDKTATEIDYPSNCLSRADVEPNFDKQGSEDHEEEAADDDDYEILEHQRVGNKRKKLCQRATSLKCKVARGGKNCKFEGQADQVGIGAEDISMGGKVEENEMDCPQDLPSTDEDEPMFFSRFFFCPKTKPMTKESERAMLAARNCKRKHPSFLVLLSKYNLKNYYADVPAEFATKYMQRGSGFIKVEAFNGKKWWLKCRTLNGTASVKRISQGWAAFKNDNNLKEGDVCVFELIKQKGTLLRASVYHAADYADPVKKHL; encoded by the exons ATGGCTGCTAATCAGAGTAATCGCTGGAACAGTGTAGGTAGCAGCGGCAATGCTATGAAGAGTTCATATTCGCCATCGCATTTCTTCAAGATAATAAGTTCATCCACTCTCAAAGACCAAAACTtg aaaatcccaaaaaaatttgTGAAGAAATTTGGGAATGAACTGTCTGCAATTGCTACCATCACAATTCCCAGTGGTCGCTCTTGGAAACTGGGTTTGCAGAAAGCTGAGGGTAGAATTCTGTTTGTTGATGGTTGGCAGGAATTTGTGGAATACCACTCCATAGGTTTTGGCTACTTTTTAGTATTTAGATATGAGGGTTTTTCCAAATTCCATGTTTGTATATTTGATAAGACTGCTACCGAGATTGATTACCCAAGTAATTGTCTAAGCCGTGCTGATGTGGAGCCTAATTTTGACAAGCAAGGTTCAGAAGATCATGAGGAGGAAGCTgcagatgatgatgattatgaaaTTTTAGAACATCAACGAGTTGGTAATAAAAGGAAGAAGCTTTGCCAAAGAGCTACTTCTCTGAAGTGCAAAGTAGCTCGAGGGGgcaaaaattgtaaatttgaaGGGCAGGCAGATCAAGTAGGAATAGGTGCTGAGGATATATCAATGGGAGGCAAAGTGGAGGAAAACGAAATGGATTGTCCACAAGATTTGCCATCAACAGATGAAGATGAACCTATGTTCTTTAGTAGATTTTTCTTCTGTCCTAAAACAAAACCTATGACAAAGGAAAGTGAGAGGGCAATGCTTGCTGCCAGAAATTGCAAGCGCAAACATCCTTCTTTCTTGGTTCTCTTGAGCAAATACAATCTGAAAAACTACTATGCA GATGTGCCAGCGGAATTTGCAACCAAGTACATGCAGCGTGGTTCGGGATTCATAAAAGTTGAGGCATTTAATGGAAAGAAGTGGTGGTTGAAGTGCAGAACCTTAAATGGTACAGCGTCGGTTAAGAGAATAAGCCAGGGATGGGCTGCATTTAAGAATGACAACAATTTGAAAGAAGGTGATGTGTGTGTATTTGAGTTGATTAAGCAAAAGGGTACTTTGCTGAGGGCTTCAGTATACCATGCTGCTGATTATGCGGACCCAGTGAAGAAACACTTGTAG
- the LOC125421649 gene encoding uncharacterized protein LOC125421649, protein MEKKVLLVCSVLGLLGLLSAASGFGAEGTRIKGSEVQFTSTTQCAYPRSPAMALGLTSAVSLMIAQIIINVTTGCICCKRSPRPSNSNWTIALVCFVVSWFTFVIAFLLLLTGAALNDEHGVESMYFGNYYCYVVKPGVFAGGAVLSFASVTLGILYYLTLTSAKNNTPLWGSSAPNQGGIAMGQPQFPPQNSQDPVFVHEDTYMRRQFT, encoded by the exons ATGGAGAAAAAGGTTTTGTTGGTGTGCTCTGTCTTGGGATTGTTGGGTCTTCTATCAGCTGCCTCTGGTTTTGGTGCAGAGGGTACTAGGATTAAG GGTTCTGAGGTTCAATTTACCTCTACCACTCAATGTGCATACCCTCGGAGTCCTGCTATGGCTCTTGGTTTAACTTCTGCAGTTTCTCTTATGATagctcaaataataataaatgttacaaCAGGTTGTATTTGTTGCAAAAGAAGCCCCCGACCTTCCAACTCTAATTGGACGATAGCACTGGTCTGCTTTGTCGTTTCCTG GTTCACATTTGTTATAGCATTTCTTCTGTTGCTCACTGGTGCTGCACTTAACGATGAACATGGAGTAGAAAGCATGTATTTTGGTAACTATTACTGTTATGTTGTTAAACCAGGAGTCTTTGCTGGTGGTGCCGTCTTATCTTTTGCAAGTGTGACCCTTGGAATTCTCTATTATCTCACCTTAACTTCAGCAAAGAACAATACCCCTCTGTGGGGTAGTTCTGCTCCTAATCAGGGGGGCATAGCCATGGGACAACCTCAATTTCCACCACAGAATTCGCAAGATCCAGTTTTTGTACATGAAGACACTTATATGAGAAGACAGTTCACCTAA
- the LOC107414846 gene encoding cell division cycle 20.2, cofactor of APC complex codes for MDAGFKNSSSNMKIQSRSPLQEQFLQRRNSRENLDRFIPNRSAMDFDYAHYMLTEWRKGKENPAVAVSSPSREAYRKQLAETFNMNRTRILAFKNKPPTPVEPIPREFTNSLPHDKLAKQRRHIPQTSERTLDAPELIDDYYLNLLDWGSCNVLAIALANTVYLWDASDGSTSELVTVDEENGPVTSVSWAADGRHIAVGLNNSEVQLWDSASNRQLRTLKGGHRLRVGSLAWNNHILTTGGMDGRIINNDVRVRSHIVETYRGHEQEVCGLKWSASGQQLASGGNDNVLHIWDRAMASSNSPTQWLHRLEEHTSAVKALAWCPFQGNLLASGGGGSDRTIKFWNTHTGACLNSVDTGSQVCSLVWNKNERELLSSHGFTQNQLTLWKYPSMVKVAELTGHTSRVLYMAQSPDGCTVASAAADETLRFWNVFGVPEVSKPAPKAANPEPFTNLSRIR; via the exons ATGGATGCAGGATTTAAGAATTCTTCATCGAACATGAAGATACAGTCTCGGTCCCCTCTTCAAGAACAGTTCCTTCAGAGAAGGAATTCCCGAGAAAAT CTGGACAGATTCATTCCAAACAGATCAGCAATGGATTTCGATTATGCTCACTACATGCTGACTGAATGGAGGAAAGGTAAGGAAAACCCAGCTGTGGCTGTGAGCTCGCCATCAAGAGAGGCCTACAGGAAGCAACTGGCAGAGACCTTCAACATGAACAGAACTCGGATCCTAGCGTTCAAGAACAAGCCTCCTACCCCTGTTGAGCCGATTCCCCGCGAGTTTACTAATTCTCTACCCCATGATAAACTTGCAAAACAGAGGCGACATATTCCTCAG ACTTCAGAGCGGACATTGGATGCTCCTGAGCTGATCGATGATTATTACCTGAACTTGTTGGATTGGGGAAGCTGCAATGTTCTTGCAATAGCTCTTGCAAACACAGTATACTTATGGGATGCTTCAGATGGTTCTACTTCTGAACTTGTTACTGTTGACGAAGAAAATGGCCCTGTTACAAGTGTTAGTTGGGCTGCTGATGGCCGGCATATTGCTGTTGGGCTGAACAATTCCGAAGTACAATTGTGGGACTCAGCCTCTAATCGACAG TTGAGAACTCTGAAGGGTGGCCACAGACTACGAGTAGGGTCTCTGGCATGGAACAATCATATACTGACAACTGGTGGTATGGATGGTCGGATCATCAACAATGATGTAAGAGTTAGATCACACATTGTTGAAACCTACCGAGGGCATGAACAGGAAGTCTGTGGGCTGAAATGGTCAGCCTCAGGTCAGCAATTAGCAAGTGGAGGGAATGATAACGTCCTCCACATCTGGGACAGAGCAATGGCATCATCAAATTCACCAACACAGTGGCTTCACAGGCTTGAAGAGCATACATCTGCAGTGAAAGCCCTTGCTTGGTGCCCTTTCCAGGGCAATTTGTTGGCTTCTGGTGGAGGTGGCAGTGATCGTACCATAAAGTTCTGGAACACCCACACCGGTGCATGCCTAAACTCAGTTGACACCGGCTCTCAGGTTTGTTCACTGGTTTGGAACAAGAATGAAAGGGAGCTGCTTAGTTCACATGGGTTTACTCAGAATCAGCTTACACTTTGGAAATACCCTTCAATGGTTAAAGTGGCAGAGCTCACTGGCCACACCTCCAGAGTTCTTTATATGGCACAG AGCCCAGATGGTTGCACTGTGGCATCTGCCGCTGCAGACGAAACACTGAGGTTCTGGAATGTTTTCGGGGTCCCAGAAGTCTCTAAACCAGCTCCAAAAGCAGCAAACCCCGAGCCTTTTACAAATTTGAGCCGCATCCGGTGA
- the LOC107414827 gene encoding probable polygalacturonase At3g15720: MFLLIFLFALPFSLCIRLRAGLQSNSLNVMDYGAVGDGQTDDSPAFLKAWGDLCGASEGTATLNIPKEKTFLLKPLTFSGPCNSSNINFQIEGKLVAPNMGSWSGDKSMWISFDHVEGLVVNGGGSIDGQGSAWWNACGNEALHFNQCHGLHLSDLSHLDSPKNHISLKSCNNVHIVNLHVTAPKESPNTDGIDISESADIHIDDSVMATGDDCIGINNGSSYINIKGITCGPGHGISVGSLGGNGAYNTVENVYVFNCTFKGTQNGARIKTSQGGSGYARNITFEKIIVEDCENPIIIDQQYDASVESNKESAVEISEVTYKDVHGSSADEKAIHLQCCESVGCTSITLDQINITSSDAGKQTYSVCNNVQGTATATNPNVPCLKEGTSTAEPPIGFPF, encoded by the exons ATGTTTTTGCTCATCTTTCTCTTTGCTTTACCATTTTCACTATGTATAAGATTGAGAGCAGGTCTCCAATCAAATAGTTTGAATGTGATGGACTATGGTGCTGTTGGGGATGGCCAAACTGATGATTCTCct gcCTTTCTAAAAGCATGGGGAGATTTATGTGGAGCAAGTGAAGGCACCGCAACCTTGAACATACCAAAGGAGAAAACGTTTTTGTTGAAGCCTCTGACATTTTCTGGTCCTTGCAATAGTAGTAACATAAACTTTCAG ATTGAAGGGAAACTTGTTGCACCTAACATGGGATCGTGGTCCGGAGACAAGAGTATGTGGATTAGTTTTGATCATGTAGAAGGTCTTGTTGTCAATGGAGGAGGAAGTATCGATGGCCAAGGTTCTGCTTGGTGGAACGCTTGCGGGAACGAG GCTCTCCATTTCAACCAATGCCACGGTCTCCATCTGAGTGATCTGTCACATTTGGATAGCCCAAAAAATCATATCAGCCTAAAGAGCTGCAATAATGTCCATATAGTCAATCTCCATGTTACTGCCCCTAAAGAAAGTCCCAACACAGATGGCATAGACATCTCTGAGTCAGCTGACATTCATATAGATGATTCTGTCATGGCAACCG GTGATGACTGCATTGGTATCAATAATGGTTCGTCTTATATCAACATTAAGGGTATTACTTGTGGACCGGGTCATGGTATAAG CGTTGGAAGTCTGGGAGGGAATGGAGCTTATAATACAGTAGAAAATGTTTATGTATTCAATTGCACCTTTAAGGGAACTCAGAATGGAGCAAGGATTAAGACAAgccag GGTGGATCAGGATATGCAAGAAATATCACATTTGAGAAGATCATAGTGGAAGACTGTGAAAACCCTATTATAATTGATCAGCAATATGATGCATCTGTCGAAAGCAATAAG GAAAGTGCAGTGGAAATAAGCGAAGTGACATACAAGGATGTGCATGGAAGCTCAGCAGATGAGAAAGCCATTCATTTGCAATGCTGTGAGAGCGTAGGATGCACCAGCATCACACTAGATCAAATCAACATTACTTCCTCGGATGCAGGAAAGCAAACTTATTCTGTCTGCAACAACGTCCAGGGAACTGCCACAGCCACCAATCCTAATGTGCCATGTCTTAAAGAAGGGACCTCGACCGCGGAACCACCTATAGGCTTTCCTTTCTAG